A portion of the Bactrocera neohumeralis isolate Rockhampton chromosome 2, APGP_CSIRO_Bneo_wtdbg2-racon-allhic-juicebox.fasta_v2, whole genome shotgun sequence genome contains these proteins:
- the LOC126756305 gene encoding protein claret segregational: MESKLPKPSGIKRPTALTRNILPMDRIKTATLGLRSKSANLSICALDNFQPLSRDLTNLPSGFQRRERAGSPDIGRQNDTNSNGVSRSKLRRSRSACDIRDMRPMKRPELTLAPIPAKTTRFATAGVTNNSAVSTQPFSSNSTVSKPPRIGHVAVSSTSTAKKGYPTKSQNTANVGNNGPGRVPSTSTKMSATVTKKGMGSSTSTSVSTTGAGKPINKRIPPYDFKARYNDLLEKYKILKAKFEEKCEQMGAMEGVPEQLEESQDQLFKTKEELKNICTERDCLSQQIKSLNLKIDSISALCVKTKDELDFITEEHNILKEAHGTLTNEVLELRERSIRLTEENVLLQEDLTACKEQLFRANLERKELHNTIMDLRGNIRVFCRVRPPLDFEQEKLLCGWNYVDESTVEIQNFENKNKSGAHTFSFDHVFHPNSKQEDIFEMVSPLIQSALDGYNICIFAYGQTGSGKTYTMDGIPTNVGVIPRTVDLLFDSIKNYKRLGWEYEIRVTFLEIYNEVLYDLLSNEQKDMEIRMAKHNKNDIYVSNITQETVTSASRLRDLMHVAKMNRATASTAGNERSSRSHAVTKIELIGFHAEKNETSVGTINLVDLAGSESPKTSTRMNETKNINRSLSELTNVILALLQKQDHIPYRNSKLTHLLMPSLGGNSKTLMFINVAPFLDCFVESVKSLRFAASVNSCKMTKAKRNRFLNTSSNNSL, encoded by the exons ATGGAGTCGAAGTTACCAAAGCCTTCGGGAATAAAACGTCCAACAGCGCTTACGAGAAATATTTTACCTATGGACCGAATAAAAACAGCAACGCTTGGTTTGCGTTCAAAATCGGCGAATTTGTCTATATGTGCGTTGGATAATTTTCAGCCTCTTTCTCGCGATCTTACTAATTTACCAAGTGGTTTTCAACGCAGag AACGTGCAGGATCCCCAGATATAGGCCGCCAGAACGACACAAATAGTAATGGTGTTTCTCGTTCAAAATTACGACGCAGCCGATCTGCTTGTGATATTCGAGATATGCGACCTATGAAGCGTCCTGAATTAACTCTTGCACCAATTCCAGCCAAGACAACGCGCTTTGCTACTGCAGGCGTGACTAATAATTCGGCAGTATCAACACAACCATTTTCTTCAAACAGTACAGTTTCCAAACCACCACGAATAGGACATGTTGCAGTTTCCTCTACTTCAACTGCAAAAAAAGGATACCCTACAAAATCTCAAAATACAGCAAATGTAGGGAACAATGGTCCTGGACGCGTTCCCAGCACAAGTACAAAAATGTCAGCAACAGTAACTAAGAAAGGTATGGGTTCGAGTACATCTACATCTGTTTCAACTACTGGAGCTGGAAAACCTATTAATAAACGCATACCGCCTTACGATTTTAAAGCACGGTACAatgatttattagaaaaatacaaaatactaaAGGCAAAGTTTGAAGAAAAGTGTGAGCAAATGGGTGCAATGGAAGGTGTGCCTGAACAGCTAGAGGAGTCACAAGATCAGTTATTCAAAACAAAAGAGGAGTTAAAAAATATCTGTACCGAGAGGGATTGTTTAAGCCAACAAATTaagtcattaaatttgaaaatagatTCCATTTCGGCATTATGCGTGAAGACGAAAGATGAATTGGACTTTATAACAGAGGAACACAAT atctTGAAAGAAGCACACGGGACCCTTACTAATGAAGTACTTGAGCTACGAGAACGATCAATACGCTTAACAGAAGAAAACGTTTTACTACAGGAAGATTTAACTGCTTGTAAGGAACAATTGTTTCGTGCCAATTTAGAACGAAAGGAATTGCATAACACAATTATGGATTTGCGTGGAAATATACGGGTTTTCTGTCGTGTTAGACCACCGTTGGACTTTGAACAAGAAAAATTACTTTGTGGATGGAACTACGTAGATGAGTCCACAGTGGAAATTCAGAACTTTGAGAACAAGAATAAAAGTGGAGCACATACTTTTTCATTCGATCATGTATTTCATCCTAATTCAAAACAGgaggatatttttgaaatggTATCACCTTTAATACAATCGGCATTAGATGGctacaatatttgtatatttgccTATGGACAAACAGGTAGTGGGAAAACATATACGATGGATGGTATACCAACCAATGTGGGTGTAATACCGAGGACCGTAGATTTGCTTTTCGACTCTATTAAGAACTACAAACGCCTTGGATGGGAATATGAGATACGCGTTACATTTCTGGAAATCTACAACGAAGTGCTCTATGATCTACTGAGCAATGAACAAAAAGATATGGAAATACGCATGGCTAAACATAATAAGAATGACATATATGTTTCAAACATAACGCAAGAGACGGTTACATCAGCGTCACGCTTGCGGGACCTTATGCATGTGGCTAAAATGAATCGAGCTACGGCTTCAACTGCGGGAAATGAGCGATCATCGAGATCACATGCAGTTACTAAAATTGAACTTATCGGCTTTCACGCTGAGAAAAATGAAACATCTGTCGGTACAATCAATCTCGTTGACCTGGCCGGTTCTGAGTCGCCCAAAACAAGTACACGCATGAACGAAACGAAAAACATTAATCGATCCCTTTCTGAACTTACTAATGTTATCTTAGCATTGTTACAGAAACAAGACCATATACCATATCGTAATTCAAAGCTAACACATTTGTTAATGCCATCATTAGGAGGAAACTCGAAAACATTAATGTTTATAAATGTGGCACCATTTCTAGACTGCTTTGTTGAGTCGGTTAAGTCCTTGCGTTTCGCAGCATCCGTTAATTCATGTAAAATGACGAAAGCAAAACGCAACAGATTTTTAAATACGTCTAGCAATAATTCACTCTAA
- the LOC126756410 gene encoding 3'(2'),5'-bisphosphate nucleotidase 1: MTTPKVMRIMALSINTAARAGSIIREVMQRGNLGIVEKEGKDDLQTEADRSAQQCIIASLSRKFPNITIIGEEGDSNLNVKAEWLVSEENEEFLTHSCPEELLEIKEEEFVIWVDPLDGTSEYTKGLLEHVTVLIGIAIKDRAVGGIIYQPYYKQSNGDIGRTIWGLKGLGTGGFEPTSPPKEQMIITTTRSHLTPLVQQALDALSPTKVIKVGGAGYKVLQLLEGKAHAYVFASPGCKRWDTCAPEAVLEAYGGTLTDLAGIHYSYAADVDYKNRMGVLATIPEISHSEIARQVPNDIIATLRA, translated from the exons ATGACAACTCCTAAAGTGATGCGTATCATGGCTTTGTCCATCAACACAGCAGCCCGTGCAGGCTCAATAATTCGAGAAGTAATGCAGCGCGGCAATCTTGGTATTGTGGAAAAAGAG GGCAAAGACGACTTACAAACTGAAGCTGACCGATCCGCTCAACAATGTATTATTGCGTCTCTATCAAGAAAATTTCCTAATATTACAATCATTGGCGAGGAGGGTGACTCCAATTTAAATGTCAAAGCGGAGTGGTTGGTATCTGAAGAAAACGAGGAATTCCTTACACATAGTTGTCCAGAGGAATTACTTGAAATTAAGGAGGAAGAATTCGTGATATGGGTTGATCCTTTAGACGGCACATCAGAGTACACTAAAG GTTTATTAGAGCATGTGACGGTACTAATTGGGATAGCAATTAAAGATCGCGCTGTTGGAGGTATTATTTACCAACCCTACTACAAACAATCTAATGGCGACATAGGAAGAACTATATGGGGTCTTAAAGGGTTAGGCACAGGAGGATTCGAACCTACAAGTCCACCCAAAGAGCAAATGATTATTACGACTACACGTTCTCATTTAACACCCTTGGTACAACAAGCATTAGATGCTCTATCACCaacaaaagtaattaaagtTGGGGGTGCTGGATACAAAGTATTACAATTACTTGAAGGCAAGGCACACGCATATGTTTTTGCTAGTCCCGGTTGCAAGCGGTGGGACACTTGTGCACCGGAAGCTGTACTAGAAGCATACGGAGGCACCCTTACCGATTTAGCAGGCATTCACTACTCATATGCAGCTGATGTAGATTATAAAAATCGGATGGGTGTCTTAGCAACAATTCCTGAAATATCACATTCCGAAATCGCTCGCCAGGTACCTAACGATATTATAGCTACTTTGCGtgcataa